The Phaeodactylum tricornutum CCAP 1055/1 chromosome 8, whole genome shotgun sequence DNA segment TACTGGCAATCGACATGGCGAGTGGGGACGTGATATTACGAGACAAAAGACTGAGTCTAACGGCGGGATTGCCGATACTAAGAAAGCGTACGGCCCACGCCGTTCCAAAAAGTCCACCAAAGGTTGAGACGCCGATCGAAGTCCCTACTTCCGGGATGTTTTCCCGCATAAGCTTGCGTCGATCGTACATGGAAACAGCGAGAGAGACTACGGCGGGACCGAGCAGAAATAGGAGCCAGTCACCGGCGCCGGCCATTTTTCCGAGACTTCCCGTTCGGTAGGATTGTAGCATGGAAGCAAAGGAACGGCCCGTAACGCGGGCAAAggcagcagcagccgccCAAGTGAGGCTGGTGCAAGTGACCAAAGGATGCAAGACTTTGGTCAAGGCTTTGGGCAAGCGGGCACCCCAAACAAAGGAGGCGAGTGTCGAGCTCAGCATAAAGAGAGCCGTGAGCGGCGTGGTGGTGGCGTACGAGGCTCCGTCGAGCGTGAGTTTGGCCGCCGCCAGGCCACTAAAGACCGTGAGACCGTAGAGCATGGTTGCGGTAGAATCGTCAAAGGGCTTGATTGTAGGAAAGGGATCGCGGCCGTCGGCAATGGCTTCTTGGGAAACAGCGTCTATTTTGGGAAGGGCCTCCTCGGGCGATTCGTCCCTGTTAGTGTCACCAGAAAGGAGAGATCGAACGGCAACGACCGACGCCGACGTGGTCACGAGAGTAAACAAAAATCCTCCCACAATAACGGCCGCAACTTTGGCGAGCTCCGCCGAGGACCCCAAAGAATCCGCCAAGGGCAGAGTCACGAGCGAGGGTACAAAAAAGACGGGCAGCCACTTGGCCAGCACGTCAGCCCCGGGTTTGAGCGCCGAGAAGGCCTTGCCTGCGGTCTTGCGCGGCAAGGCCAGTAAGAGCGCCAATAGGATCCCGCAGCCACCGAGACTGGAGGGAAACGCCACGTTGGCCTTGAGAAATCCCCGACGAAAGGCCACGTCGAGAACGCAAAAGGCAGCCGCCGAAACGATGGATTTCGTCGGAACGATAGAACTCTGTGAGGCCCCCGCGGAGAGACTTGTTGAGGGGCGTAGAGGCGTTGCGATATCCAATGGAACGGATGGGTAGGGGATGCGGCTCACACTGCTACGGCTCGGTACGAACGGGGCGAGGCGGAGCGCTCCCGAATTCGTAGGGAGGTGACTCACGTACCCGGCGACGCCCCCGACGTACAGTACGACTCCCACCAGCAGACTTTGGTAAACGTTCGTGGTAGAAAACCTCATGACACTCTTTTACACGAATGAACGCACGCGAGGTAGATCGATCGACGCAAATGGTATCCGATGGAACGGTTTCCTGGTGCGCATGCTACAGGGAATCCGAAGGAGCAGGTAATACAACGCAGCTTTCTTTGCTGTCAATCTACGAATTTCGCTCTTTTTGAAATCCAAAAGAAGCTCGAATTGACGTATAGCATCGTGCGAGTTTCTTAGTTGACACGCTGACGTATGTGCTTGGAAAGCTCAAGCAACCAAAGCCAATAGTCTGACAGACAACGTACCTAACCCTAACCAATATCAGTTTAAAACCCGGAGGTCGCGACAACCTTTTTTCTGTACGGAGAAGGGACGGACGAAAAATACCAACACCACTCCGGCATCCAAGCAAAAAGTGAAAACTACATTGAACACAGAACGTTTCTGTGTTTCAGTAACGAGTTTTTCCGACTGTTGGGCAAAGTAGTCCTGTCGTTCGTAGACTGGGAAGAGAACGTGATCGACCAAGATGACCATGGCTATATCCACGAAAACGGCGACGACCAAGATGTCCTCGTCGGCCGAGATTGCGACGCAAATCAAAACGCTGCTGAAGCCTCATAACGACGAAGGACTGGACGCCGCTCGACTCGACGAACTTCGTAAAGTCTTTGCCAGCTTGATCCAGTCGAACGAGTTTTCTCTCGAGAGGACACCAACTCGCAATTCTTCATTGCCATTGTCGTCCTCCAGTGTCCAGCACAAATGGCACGCCTTTCTCCGAACGTCTCACAAGAAGTTTCTGCTCCAATTGTGCGACCGCGTCGAATCGGGCAAACGGACGGCACTGCGTACCTTGTGGGGCGTCGTCGCTACCTCGCCGACGCTATCCAGCAACAGCGCTTACCAAGTGGTTTCCACTACACTGCTGCGACTCTTGGTCCGGGTGGTTTCCCGATTGCCGACCTGGGACAAGTCTATACACCACATGCTGCAGGCCGAGTTTCTCCAACCCTATCGGGATGTACAGTACTACACTCTGATCGCCACGGTCACAATTGCTAACGAAATTTACAAGCAAGGGACGAGCGTGGAAGAGGATGATCAAGAGAAACAGGTGCAGGCGGAGCGGTTGGTGCAGCTCCTCATGCTCATTCCCATTCCCACCTCGCAACAGGAACtagacaacgacgacggcttGCTGTTCCCGCCCCCAAAGAATGCCGTACCGGAACGCCTACACGAAGACGACAATGCGGCAAGCGACGATAGCGGTggcgatgatgatgatgatgatgatgcaACGGTGGCCTCAACGTCTTCAGTGGAAGATGCCGACACAAACGACAAACCCGAACAACACAAGGAACCCGCTAggaaaaagcgcaaaacTGTTCAGCGCTTCGCCTTCTCCCAACTACGGTGTCATCACCGGGCTTGGTCAAGAGCCTGGTTGGCCGTCTTGCGTTTACCGCTTTCTACTTCCAGTCTCAAACAGACCCTCATTTTCTTGCCTTCGAAAGTCTTGCCCAATGTCCACGATCCGCTCCACTTTGCCGACTTTTTCATGTCCGCGTACGATCAACCGCAAAAGTTACACTCCGTGCTGGCCTTGGACGGACTGTTTTTGCTCATCACCAAGCACGGCTTGGAGTATCCTGGTTTTTATAAACAACTCTACAAACTCCTCACACCGAGTGTCTTTTACGTGAAGTATAAGCCTCGCTTCTTGCGTTTGCTAGAGACATGTATCAGTCGCAACGAACTTTTACCGGCGCATATAGTTGCGGCCTTCATTAAGCGCACATTGCGGTGTTGTTTACAAGCGCCACCAGCGAGTATCCTCGTCGGATTGGCTCTTTGCTCCAACTGGTTGCGGAAACACGGAGAAACGGCATGCCTCGTTCATAGGCTGCCTCCGATTGATTCCGATGGTGACGGTAATTTGCGAGACGCTTTTGACAGCGAGACGGATGACCCGGAACAAGCCCAAGCCCTGCAAAGTTCCCTTTGGGAACTGGAGGCCCTTTCGCAACACTATTATCCCGCCGTCGTGACCATGGCAAAATCCATTGGACGAGAAGACGAACTGCAAACCCCCTTGCACGACATCACGGATTTTCTGTCGCACACCTATAAGTCTCTGTTCGAACAGGAACGCAAGCGGAAAAGTACGAAAAAATTCAAGCCATCTCTCACTTTTGTTCAACCAGAAGGCTTGTTTCTCACGGACGATGTATTCGCTGGCTTCTTGTCGTCGAGGTCATCTCCTGGTACAGCCGAAGAAGGCACGAATGAATGATGTCGAGCAAGCACCTAAGAGGATAGAGACTATAAATAATTCCTTGCACCTGCACATTTACGATATTTCTGAACTTCTATTTCAAACGGCGGATCTGAAGCAAAAGCTCACCATACGCCCATCCTTGGGGAACTCGTTGTCGGAAAGTAACATGACAATTTCGGCCCCGCCCACCTCGGCCGAGTACCGCATCACAGCGTCGATAACAAAATGACCCACGTTTTCGGATGCAATTAAACTCAATTCTCCATCCTCCAGTTCGTAGGCAACCACGAGACCTTTGCGCCGTACAATAACGACGACTATATTGGCTAGCGAGCAGCAAAGAGCTTCCGGCATATCACCCATAGCCAAGGAAGGTGGCCTATAGTCAACGTCCTCAAAGCCAGTGTCGTCAATCTCTTGGGTGACTTCGGCTTCTCCTAGTTCGATGGACCCTTTCGATAGCTCTCGAGTTGTAAGAAGATTCACAACGATTCTCTCGTGCGAGAGATGGACGGTCACCAGAAGTGGCAAAAAAGGCCCTTCGTCGAAATGGGGTGGCTGGCAAAAGCAAGCACCCATGACATCCTCTGAGAATTGAGACGCCTGCGAGTCACCTGAAATGGGAACGATCCAAGCTTCAAGTGTACCATCTCCTGTTGGTTTGGTCACCAATACGAGGCCAACGCGGGACAAAATGTGGGAATCATCAAGTCCGTTTGAACCTCCTTCTTCGTAAGAAACAACTTTCTTGCCTTGCAACTCGGGTCCTCGTTTCCACACCTGATGCGGTCGCGGCGACTCTTCCAATGGCATCCAGTGAAAGCCCCCTACTGGAGTTATGAGCATAAAACACAAAGTGTtttcgtcggcttccggTGGTAGGAAACGCCAAAAGTTAAGCTTGGTAGTCATTTGCAGCTCGACCACAACAGTACGCGATTGTAGCTCAAACACGACCATGCGCTTTTCTTTCGCGAGAAAACAACACAAAAATTCGCTGccttcgtcgtccatttGATCACTAACTATGGCACCGCTTGCCCCAATCGGATACGTAAGAGCTGGTGGATCCTCATTGTCGCGCCAAACTATAGTTTTTTCCGATCCACAGATCGCCACTCCTCCAACGCCGAAACGCTCCATACCACTAAAGTCAGGTAAGCCTCCACGATTTCCTCCAAAATGACGTGTAGCTGGCGGGCCACGAATCAAGGCTGCTGCAGCCGAAGAACGCACTTGCTGGGATAGAGGAAGCGCCGTGTCCCACAAAGTAGACGTAACTGGGGGATGAGTCTCATTCTGCTGGACTTCTTCCACCGACGGCGTCAGCTGCCGAGACTTATCCACTCCAACATAAGACAGCGGATGTGATTTATCATTCTCAGTGGCAGAGATGCTAAACGCGTCGGACGAATTCTTGAAAGTAGATGAAGGATTTGATACTTCAAATAATTTCCTTTCCCTTTCGTCTTGTTTGGTGGAAGGGGGTGCAAGACTAAATCTATTCGAAGCATCAGCAGCAGTCTCAAGCTGCATTTTACCTGATGAATCGAGAGGAGGTGCTCCTTTTAACATAAATGCCGTTCCAGATTTCGCAGCGCCTTTACCAGTGTCCATCAGAGGCGAGGCAAGTCCGCCTTTCCCCAGAGCTCCCCCTTTCTTATTCTTAATCTTGACTTTaaatttcttctttgtttCGGCAGCGTTCAAGTACTCATACATCATGGCTTGAGTATCATCGGCCGAGCGGCTACAAGCCCAAATGCGAATTTCAGTTATCCTGAATCCAGGAGTGCTGTTCACGCCGAAAATTAACTGAGACTTATGAAGCAGATCATCAAGAGTGGACTGATCGGCTAAATCGCCTTTTTCGTAGCCTGGGAGCAGCATAGACAAGGAATTAGACGCAACCTCGGTTCCTTTCATGTATAGAGAAACAAAGCACTCCGTCAAGTCAAGATCTCTGGAATTCATGACAACACAAATATGGTTCCAGTGCTCATATGCAACGATATCTTTACGCTGTTCTTCATCTTGATTATTGGTGACCACTTTGGCTGCCCCAATATTGTTATTTTTTGACGACAGAAGTGTGGCACCTCCGCATGATCTAAACTGTACTTCACCAGACTGAAGGAGGACAAGATCCCACAGTACACTCTCTTTTTCAGACGAAATAGATACTTTTGAAAGATCATCGGCAGTGCTACCCATCGTCCTCCGCGTAAGAATTATATCCGTTACAATCGCGCTTTTCTTCGGGAGATAGTACCAAAATTCAATGGAGCACTTCTGGCGTGATTGTCGATCAGGTCGATGAAGGACACCGACGTCCACACTACTCCCGCGGCCTGCAGGTACCGCAAGGCCTGATGGTACGCCTTCTCCGCTTCTTTCGAAAACTAGATCGTGAAGACTCCTGACCTTACCGGGCTCACCTTCGTCGACTCCTGACGTGGAGGTCTGAAGGCGATAAGCACCAGCGTCACCGATGACCGTCGCCTTGATTTGATATGGAGATATATCAAGGAGCCCTTCTGTTTGCCACTGACTGTCTTCGTCATCCCCTTCAGACATTCTGAAGTAAGCGGAAAGATTGGCTTCGTCTGACCGACCTTCCCCGACGCCATCGACCCAGTCATCGCCAATACTTTCATTATCACTCATTACTCCGAAAGAATCCTCTTCATTGTTTAGAATACCTGCCAGAGCTCCTTCCCCTCGATCGCGTGCTGCAGAAACACCCTCCTTCCCCAGGATGGCGGGACGCCGCCGGCCAAGCCACTCCTCCGTGGAATCAAGCATTAAAAGCTTGTCCTTCGCTTTCCGCGGGCCTTCATTCCTACAAAAGACATGACGTTCGAAATtgagaaaagaaaaaggagaatTCCACTTTTGCCAACGAAGTAGCTTACCATACGTGTTTCGCTTCGTTGCAGGGTATTGACCAGAAGTTGTCAGATCCTTCGTCGCTATTTGAGCAAGCATTAATAAAATCGCTCTCCCCTATAAGTTTCTGGCGCGTGCGGCCAAAAGTTGCTCCACGCTGGAGCGACGGGGCTAGAGGGCGCATCCACCGCTCGACATGGTCGCTTGACATAACCTGCCTGTTTGTGTTTGACTTCGATGATTTCAGCGAGACAGCCAGAGCGGCCAAGGAGCCAGGTACATGACAATATTCCGATGACCGTGAAAACATGGGCTCATCGTAACCGCTTAATTTTCTCAGAATTTCCGTGATATCCTGCGATCTATCCTTTTGGAGGATTAAAGCAATTTGCAAAATTAAGTTGTCAGCCTGGCTTGACCCAGCAAAGTCAAAGCTTTTGACCGCTTCAGAGGGAATTCCATGCCCTAAGGAGTCCATCGCAAAATCATGTGAAAAATATGATGAAGCATCGGTAGACCGGGGAATCGTAGCAGGCAAGTTCTGGTTAGGCGACTTTAAATACTCCAATAAGTACTGATCGCCGCTGGACACTAAATGGAGAAAAGCGTCAGAGTTAATGGCCCCACTTCTCTTAAGCCCGATTGGAAGCCAAGTCGGCAGTATCTTGCTATTCGCAGTCCTGGTAAATTGCACTGTGCCCGTGAGAAGCCATGAAGCAGCTTGATCTAATCCATAAAAGCGCAGAATTTCGAAAACTTTCGACTGCAATCCAGCTCCGAAATGCCCTATTCCTTCGTCATCTCCATGAGTGATCGAAGCAACCTTCCTACCAAATTTCTCAATGACGGTCCTCAGTATTTCTGTTGACCGATGCTGCTTCCCACCAACGCAGACAGCATTCGCAACCATCGGTTCGAGAATGAGTGCCGGGTGTGTTCTGCACGCAGGAAGTAAAAAGCCATCCGGCGACTGACCATATTCCACGAGTCTTACGCCTGTGTGGATGTCATTCAGAATAATCCGGTCCTGCCTAAGAGCCAGTAGCAAAGGAGAGCGATCGCCATATTGCTCCGTAGGAAGCGAAGCCACCACCCCGAGAGAAAGGTCGGCATCAAGGCAACAAAGATATTTTACCTTGTCCTGCGAGATAAAGCATACCGCAAAGGAGCCCATAGGAACCAGAGATGGGAAGGAAAGTTCAATTGTCGTTTCGGCACACAAATCTAACCCTGCCGAGAGAACAAAAACTCTTTCGCTCGTGGCAACGGCAAAGTTACGATAGCCACTGTCGTCATGCTCGAGACCTATAATCGAAAGAACTTCTTCCTGGCGATCCACCTTGAAAGATCGACCTATTTCCATGTTAGGGAGAAGTGACGACCATTTTGTTATCGAAACCTCTGCGTCCGATCTTAAGTCGCCAGCTAAAATGTGGGTGGTGCCGTTCTGATGACTTATTCCACTCATTACCAGTACAAGTTTCGATGCACCTGAGAATGCAAAGACGCGGCGGCATTCGATGTACTGGTCGCCAACTTCAACCCCAAGAATAGGACGATAGGACCTTCCTGTTTCGAATTTGCTCGCCATGGATTGCCAGGAAAAGGACGTCAACATAGAGCCGTCTTTGCTTAGCAAAAGACCTTGAGGAAAATCTGTTTGTCCGTCAAAACAAAAGCATATATCGCGCCCTTCTACAACTTGCAATATCGTCTTCGGAGTAGAGAAGTCGACCAAGGCAACTGCGACAGCGTCGTTGCTGCCAAGTTCAAGCTCAGTAGACTGGGAACGAAACCCGTGTTGAAAAAGAACGGCGCATATCTCCTTACCCCGACATCGCACTATCCTGAAGGGGACAAGGTCAGCTATAGAGACATCCGCAAGAGCTGCTACAGCGCGCGAGGCCGAGCCGCCATTCACTCTGTCACTTCTACCAAAatctttttccaatttctcGTTCTTCAGATCACCCTTTCCAATCGTACGGTTGTCACCAGCAATAGTACGACAAAGCCAATAACGTCTCACTGGCTGCCCCCATACGACGGACGAGTCCGTACTTGCGCGTCGCTCAAACTGCAACGTAGAAAAAATGTGCAAAACGCCTTGAGCATCGTTGTCTGTATCCGTCAAAAGACGATCGCCGACAGATGACAAACCCGGCGGAATAGAAGCGGGGGGCTGAGCCATCCAAGCCATCCGATGTTGGATGGCGTTGTCAAATGCGAGAGTAGGGACAAAACGCGAAAGCTTGTTTCGAGAATGGCAAATGACACAAGGATGGCGCGGTAATGGAACTATACCCAACGGATAGCTTTTGTTAGCATTTGTAATGGTTACTCCAGCTAGCAACCTGAATGGTACCATCTTGTCCTCTGGAACGGGAACGCCATCATATTGGCTGAAAATGAGACAACCGATTGCAAGTCTGACAGCCGAACCATTTGTACTACCTGTATGACATAAAAGCGCTAGACAGGGGTCGACGTGAGGGCCCCGATTGAGCCAGATAGCCGATGATCGTTCATGACGGCCACGCCAACGTTCCGCCACCATCGGTCCAAGAAGTGGAGCTTGAGACAATACTGAAATGTGGGTCGGTGGTGACAGGGGACGGACAGAGTTCGTACTAGGATCCATTGTTGCGGGTAGCTCGACATGGTAGATTGCGAGAGCATTCTGAAAGCTTGCAGCCAGCATGAGCGTGTACGAGACCATAGGTACCGTAGGCATCCACGCAAAATGTGTACAGTAACCTACTTCTTTCGAGTCTGCATCACTTGGCTCTTCGCTGACGAAGTTCTTTGATTCTCGGCTAGACAGGACCGAGCCCGCCTCTAGTCTGCAGAGTGGAAAAAGCCATCGTTTTGAagattctgaatccttcgATGCAGGCTTCATTGCCTCTGCGTAAGTCCAGACGCTGAGACTGCGATCTGTCAGCCCAACAGCTACAAAAGGATGTGCGCGCTCGGAGGTCGTTGTCACAGCAAGGGCAGAAACGAAGCCAGACCCACCGAGGAAATTTGCCGACCATGAGTCGCGTGCAGCAGGCTTCGTTATAAACACACATGGTCCTTTGGGTGAAGAACCTGCAATAAAAACAAGATTGTCGGCTATTTGTAGGGTAGCAGCATCAAAGGTATAGTCCGCTCCACTAGGCGGAGTAATTGTATACTGCAAGACGATAGGCTGAGCTGTCCCGTACCCCCATTGCCAAACCGCAACAATCTTCATTAATTGAGGCGACTCGAGTACATTCACCTCCAAAACAGATGCAACACGGACACGACTCTGACTATGCGATTCATGTAGCCCCGACGTCAGTGAAGTCAAAGCATGGACTTTGTAGATCGAGACGTTGTACTTGGAAGAAACCTTTCGCTGAAGATCAATAGTTAGAACCGGAGTAGAGCATACTGGAACGCTATTTCGACTCGGGTCTATCTCCTTAAGAAAAAAACCATCTTTTCCTGAGCATGCAAAGATGACATTTCCATTAGATAGATTTGAAGTAGGTGCACAGGCAAAATCTGTTGAGAAAAAGTCTTGTTGATCAAGAATCAGCTTTCCACACCGTCGTAAGGGGGCGCGCTCCCAAGGACTCGAATCCCACTGCGGCATGATCGATTCCTTGAGGCCAAAGTGAGGCTGTTCAAAGGTTTCCGGACCAGCAAAGCCTTCATTAAACACGTGCGACCCGAATACGTTTGTGGCTTCGAAGGCGTCCGGGGAAAACCCTGAATCGAAAACCCGAGCCGAGACCGAGGTTTGACCGTTTGTGGCGGTGGGACGATCGAAGGTaccatttccaaaagtggCATCATCAAAACCATCAGCTACGGATGTGAGCACTGGCTCAAAATGACCGTCAGCTTCCGCAGAGGAAGACCTGTCGACATTGGGCGAAACTACAAAGCGATCTGTCACGTCAAGATGAGAGCTGACATTTTGAGAAGATGACAATGAATTATTCTTTTCTGTTCCAGTGATTGGTTTTTCCAAACCGTCTTTTGGAGCGAAAATTGGAAAATCACCCCACCCTGAGTTGATTGCTTCGTCTTCAGTTTTGTCGTCGGCTGCATGTTCGCTATTTTCCGGCTTGTTTGCGAAATTTGATGGTTTCTGTTCACCCGCCACATCCAGAGACTGCAATTCACTCGCGCTGTGGCCCTGTTCATGGGGCTGACGCGAAGGAGGGGATCGGCTACGACTCGATGGTATGGTCTCGTCTGATTCCAAATTTTCTGCACTACTCGATTGTCGTAATGTCCGACCAACGGTGCTTGAACGTCGGGAGCGAAGGCGGTTGGACGATCCCGCCGATTCAGCGCTTCGGGAATGCTCATCACTGTCTTTTGTTCCAGTACTTCCGCGGCGGTTTGCTTTCGCAAGTGACCTCAGAGACATATGCTCTTCGTCGCTACTTCCTATGTTGGATCTCCGAGACGCTCGACGCTGCCTCTGGGTTTCCTGTGAATCCTTGCTTTGCACAGATCTTTCTTCGCTGTCATGCGACCGGCGCGAGGGCCTCAAACGAGGCGAGGCTTTcttggattgactgtggCCGCTGGTTTTCGAGTCGTTGTGTTGCCGTCGACGAGCCGTGGACGCTTTTGATGGGCCCTTAGTTTGAGGAGGACTCTCGGCAGCTTTGACTAACCGAGCCACTCGTTCGTCGAGACTTTCCGATAGGGTCATCGACTCTTCTGTATAGGTCGGGGCATTCTTCTGCAAATCACGCTGTGCCACACTACTTTGTTCCCTCTCCTCTGTATCTTCGCTTGATAAAGTATCTTCAAgactttcgtcgtcgtcgctgctgCTGGACACGAAATCATTCTTGTTTGTTGTCGTAGGTGATGATTTGGGTGCAGATTCTTCtgccgactttttggaaaaatcatCTTCCTTTCGTGCCAGTTCAATAACGGGTACCGGTATTGCCAGAGCTGCCGGTTCCACAGCTTTGTCCTGGGAGCTGGCTTTGCTCTCGTCGCTACTCTCCGATTTCCGATTCTGTGATGAGGCAACAGATATTTCTCCAACACTAGCTGAACCGGGGATATCACTAGGACTGTGCCGCGACGACGAGGTCTGTTGATGACTATGACTCGAAGAGGACGCAAGTTCTGTTGGGTCAGGTCGCGCTACATCTCGATTTGATTGTCGACTATGCGTGGATGCTGCACTTAATTGGGACCGTCCGCTCTGTGCTGATTGCAGCGCCACGCCGGTTTCGGCCTCGTCCTCCAATGTATCGGCAACCAGAGGAGGCGATGGGACTACAGACTTTCGATCTTTCGGCGAACGAACTCGCTCTGCGGTTCCTAGGGACTGCCCTTGCTCACCGGATTCGTTCAAACGACGACGGCGGGCCAGAATAGACTGTAAGTCGGAACTGACTCCGAACGATTTCAAACTTTCGTTAAGTGGGGAGGAGACAGCCGAAGGCTTTTCTCCAGGAGCCAAGGTGGGAGACAAAGCGTAATTCACGCGTGGCGACTTCTTTGGTGGAGAAGGCGCAGGTGGAGAGGGCCCACCCCCATCGCCTTCCGCAATCCTACGTCGACGTTCCATAATGGAGCTCAAGTCTTCTCCAGACTTGGATTGATGCAATTCCAAGCTCGAGTTCATTTGGGAATGTGAACCCTGCGACAAGTTGGATTTGGATGTCGCCAATTCTGCGTACAAGTCGGTCAGCGAACCTTCCATAGCGTCTCTCCTGTAGGATGGGCTCACGCTGGTGTCACCCATGGTACTTTTCTTGTAAGATGGGCTCACGCTGGTGTCACCCATGGTGCTTTTCTTGTAGATTGGGCTCACGCTGGTGGTACCCATGCTGCGTTTCTTGTAGATTGGGCTCACGCTGGTGTCACCCATAGTGCCTCTCCTGTACGATGGGCTGACGCCGGGAGCACCCGGCGCAACCTCGTCTCCGTCATCTTCGTTTGCTTCCGTTAGTCGCCTGCGATGCGCCATGATGGCTTGTAAATCAGGAGAAGCCTTCTTTGCGTCCGTGTTGGAAGTCGGTATCGATCCTTTGGGAGACGTCAAAAAGCCCGA contains these protein-coding regions:
- a CDS encoding predicted protein is translated as MNSDLQAIMARRRRLAEAKQEVDVAKAGSTAGRAKQPQSGFLTSPKGSIPTSNTDAKKASPDLQAIMAHRRRLTEANEDDGDEVAPGAPGVSPSYRRGTMGDTSVSPIYKKRSMGTTSVSPIYKKSTMGDTSVSPSYKKSTMGDTSVSPSYRRDAMEGSLTDLYAELATSKSNLSQGSHSQMNSSLELHQSKSGEDLSSIMERRRRIAEGDGGGPSPPAPSPPKKSPRVNYALSPTLAPGEKPSAVSSPLNESLKSFGVSSDLQSILARRRRLNESGEQGQSLGTAERVRSPKDRKSVVPSPPLVADTLEDEAETGVALQSAQSGRSQLSAASTHSRQSNRDVARPDPTELASSSSHSHQQTSSSRHSPSDIPGSASVGEISVASSQNRKSESSDESKASSQDKAVEPAALAIPVPVIELARKEDDFSKKSAEESAPKSSPTTTNKNDFVSSSSDDDESLEDTLSSEDTEEREQSSVAQRDLQKNAPTYTEESMTLSESLDERVARLVKAAESPPQTKGPSKASTARRRQHNDSKTSGHSQSKKASPRLRPSRRSHDSEERSVQSKDSQETQRQRRASRRSNIGSSDEEHMSLRSLAKANRRGSTGTKDSDEHSRSAESAGSSNRLRSRRSSTVGRTLRQSSSAENLESDETIPSSRSRSPPSRQPHEQGHSASELQSLDVAGEQKPSNFANKPENSEHAADDKTEDEAINSGWGDFPIFAPKDGLEKPITGTEKNNSLSSSQNVSSHLDVTDRFVVSPNVDRSSSAEADGHFEPVLTSVADGFDDATFGNGTFDRPTATNGQTSVSARVFDSGFSPDAFEATNVFGSHVFNEGFAGPETFEQPHFGLKESIMPQWDSSPWERAPLRRCGKLILDQQDFFSTDFACAPTSNLSNGNVIFACSGKDGFFLKEIDPSRNSVPVCSTPVLTIDLQRKVSSKYNVSIYKVHALTSLTSGLHESHSQSRVRVASVLEVNVLESPQLMKIVAVWQWGYGTAQPIVLQYTITPPSGADYTFDAATLQIADNLVFIAGSSPKGPCVFITKPAARDSWSANFLGGSGFVSALAVTTTSERAHPFVAVGLTDRSLSVWTYAEAMKPASKDSESSKRWLFPLCRLEAGSVLSSRESKNFVSEEPSDADSKEVGYCTHFAWMPTVPMVSYTLMLAASFQNALAIYHVELPATMDPSTNSVRPLSPPTHISVLSQAPLLGPMVAERWRGRHERSSAIWLNRGPHVDPCLALLCHTGSTNGSAVRLAIGCLIFSQYDGVPVPEDKMVPFRLLAGVTITNANKSYPLGIVPLPRHPCVICHSRNKLSRFVPTLAFDNAIQHRMAWMAQPPASIPPGLSSVGDRLLTDTDNDAQGVLHIFSTLQFERRASTDSSVVWGQPVRRYWLCRTIAGDNRTIGKGDLKNEKLEKDFGRSDRVNGGSASRAVAALADVSIADLVPFRIVRCRGKEICAVLFQHGFRSQSTELELGSNDAVAVALVDFSTPKTILQVVEGRDICFCFDGQTDFPQGLLLSKDGSMLTSFSWQSMASKFETGRSYRPILGVEVGDQYIECRRVFAFSGASKLVLVMSGISHQNGTTHILAGDLRSDAEVSITKWSSLLPNMEIGRSFKVDRQEEVLSIIGLEHDDSGYRNFAVATSERVFVLSAGLDLCAETTIELSFPSLVPMGSFAVCFISQDKVKYLCCLDADLSLGVVASLPTEQYGDRSPLLLALRQDRIILNDIHTGVRLVEYGQSPDGFLLPACRTHPALILEPMVANAVCVGGKQHRSTEILRTVIEKFGRKVASITHGDDEGIGHFGAGLQSKVFEILRFYGLDQAASWLLTGTVQFTRTANSKILPTWLPIGLKRSGAINSDAFLHLVSSGDQYLLEYLKSPNQNLPATIPRSTDASSYFSHDFAMDSLGHGIPSEAVKSFDFAGSSQADNLILQIALILQKDRSQDITEILRKLSGYDEPMFSRSSEYCHVPGSLAALAVSLKSSKSNTNRQVMSSDHVERWMRPLAPSLQRGATFGRTRQKLIGESDFINACSNSDEGSDNFWSIPCNEAKHVWNEGPRKAKDKLLMLDSTEEWLGRRRPAILGKEGVSAARDRGEGALAGILNNEEDSFGVMSDNESIGDDWVDGVGEGRSDEANLSAYFRMSEGDDEDSQWQTEGLLDISPYQIKATVIGDAGAYRLQTSTSGVDEGEPGKVRSLHDLVFERSGEGVPSGLAVPAGRGSSVDVGVLHRPDRQSRQKCSIEFWYYLPKKSAIVTDIILTRRTMGSTADDLSKVSISSEKESVLWDLVLLQSGEVQFRSCGGATLLSSKNNNIGAAKVVTNNQDEEQRKDIVAYEHWNHICVVMNSRDLDLTECFVSLYMKGTEVASNSLSMLLPGYEKGDLADQSTLDDLLHKSQLIFGVNSTPGFRITEIRIWACSRSADDTQAMMYEYLNAAETKKKFKVKIKNKKGGALGKGGLASPLMDTGKGAAKSGTAFMLKGAPPLDSSGKMQLETAADASNRFSLAPPSTKQDERERKLFEVSNPSSTFKNSSDAFSISATENDKSHPLSYVGVDKSRQLTPSVEEVQQNETHPPVTSTLWDTALPLSQQVRSSAAAALIRGPPATRHFGGNRGGLPDFSGMERFGVGGVAICGSEKTIVWRDNEDPPALTYPIGASGAIVSDQMDDEGSEFLCCFLAKEKRMVVFELQSRTVVVELQMTTKLNFWRFLPPEADENTLCFMLITPVGGFHWMPLEESPRPHQVWKRGPELQGKKVVSYEEGGSNGLDDSHILSRVGLVLVTKPTGDGTLEAWIVPISGDSQASQFSEDVMGACFCQPPHFDEGPFLPLLVTVHLSHERIVVNLLTTRELSKGSIELGEAEVTQEIDDTGFEDVDYRPPSLAMGDMPEALCCSLANIVVVIVRRKGLVVAYELEDGELSLIASENVGHFVIDAVMRYSAEVGGAEIVMLLSDNEFPKDGRMVSFCFRSAV